A single window of Culicoides brevitarsis isolate CSIRO-B50_1 chromosome 3, AGI_CSIRO_Cbre_v1, whole genome shotgun sequence DNA harbors:
- the LOC134835598 gene encoding small ribosomal subunit protein uS5, giving the protein MADTAPARGASGTGSGFKSGFGSRGSRGAKGRGRGRGRGRGARGGKEDSKEWVPVTKLGRLVREGKIRSLEEIYLYSLPIKEFEIIDFFLGRLLRDEVLKIMPVQKQTRAGQRTRFKAFVAIGDYNGHIGLGVKCSKEVATAIRGAIILAKLSVVPVRRGYWGNKIGKPHTVPCKVTGKCGSVLVRLIPAPRGTGIVSAPVPKKLLQMAGIDDCYTSSRGSTTTLGNFAKATYAAIAKTYAFLTPDLWKDIPLGKTPYQEHADFLAKSQKSGGRNIEI; this is encoded by the exons ATGGCGGACACAGCTCCAGCCCGTGGTGCCTCTGGCACAGGTAGTGGTTTTAAAAGTGGATTTGGCAGTCGTGGATCTCGCGGAGCCAAGGGTAGAGGACGTGGTCGCGGTCGTGGCCGTGGAGCGCGTGGTGGAAAGGAAGATTCCAAGGAATGGGTTCCAGTCACTAAGTTGGGACGCTTAGTCCGTGAAGGAAAAATCCGCTCATTAGAGGAGATTTACTTGTACTCTTTGCCAATTAAAGAGTTCGAGATTATTGATTTCTTCTTGGGTCGCTTACTCCGCGATGAAGTTCTCAAGATTATGCCTGTACAAAAACAAACACGTGCAGGTCAACGTACCCGTTTCAAGGCATTCGTAGCCATTGGTGACTACAACGGTCACATTGGTCTTGGCGTCAAGTGCAGTAAAGAAGTTGCTACCGCTATTCGTGGTGCTATCATCTTGGCCAAATTGTCGGTTGTTCCGGTTCGTCGTGGTTATTGGGGTAACAAAATCGGTAAACCTCACACCGTTCCTTGCAag GTCACTGGCAAATGCGGTTCCGTTCTTGTCCGTTTGATTCCAGCTCCTCGTGGTACTGGCATCGTATCTGCCCCAGTTCCTAAGAAACTTCTTCAAATGGCTGGTATCGATGATTGCTACACCTCCTCACGTGGTTCCACCACAACCTTGGGTAACTTTGCAAAGGCAACGTATGCTGCCATTGCCAAGACCTACGCTTTCTTGACACCCGACCTGTGGAAAGACATCCCACTTGGCAAGACTCCCTACCAAGAACATGCTG
- the LOC134833639 gene encoding protein disulfide-isomerase A5: MWLTSRILAKSPFIVVLSIMAIVLLSSSVDGQNRASKSHTIENLQNEKEFKKLLKTKNNILSLFMMSTKENQNILKIFRESSELVKGLGTLVVIDCSAGEMKKFCKKLKISPPFAIKHYKDGEYHKDYDRAITVTSVSNFLKDPTGDLPWEEDETGVDVVHIPDPSALTKLLKKERRPILMMFYAPWCGFCKRLKPDFSQAATELKKDFVLAAIDLNRPENSALRRQYNISGFPTLLYFENGVPKYTFEGENNKNGIIAFMKNPTATPPKQQEEDWSAVSSEIVHLTSSSFEPALKDEKSVLVMFYAPWCGHCKKMKPEYEKAAEKMKIEKIPGVLAALDATKESQIGAKYGVKGYPTVKYFVNGEFKYDVNVRDADKIVEFMKDPKEMPLPEPEKAWEEEPSEVVHLNDENFKPFLKKKTHALVMFYAPWCGHCKRTKPEFVKAAEKFVDEPGIELAAVDCTKYQALCSFYNVKGYPTIKYFNYLKNVRDYNGGRTEADFVKFLTNPDESQKEENTPKQDTFGEYPGVEKVLLLSEKSFDDELQKYDQVLVMFYAPWCGHCSKMKPAYVEAAVMLENEKLFNSKIAAVDCTVHKKLSERFEIRGFPTLKLFSKGQLKAEYDGKRTAEAIVEYMKATDKQSKRDEL; encoded by the exons ATGTGGTTAACTAGTAGAATTTTAGCAAAATCACCATTTATTGTGGTCCTTAGTATTATGGCAATTGTTTTGCTTTCGTCATCAGTTGATGGACAAAATAGAGCAAGCAAATCCCACACAATCGAAAATCTACAAAATGAGAAGGAATTCAAGAAgcttttgaaaaccaaaaacAACATCTTGAGTCTGTTTATGATGAGTACAaaggaaaatcaaaatatattaaagatTTTCCGAGAGAGCTCTGAGTTAGTTAAAGGACTCGGAACTTTGGTTGTCATCGATTGCTCTGCCggcgaaatgaaaaaattctgtaaaaaactcaaaatttcacCGCCTTTTGCGATAAAGCATTACAAGGATGGCGAGTATCACAAGGATTACGATCGAGCTATCACAGTAACTAGCgtttcgaactttttgaagGATCCGACTGGTGATCTCCCATGGGAAGAAGATGAAACTGGAGTGGATGTAGTACACATTCCTGACCCCTCA GCACTCaccaaattactcaaaaaggAAAGACGGCCAATTTTAATGATGTTCTACGCTCCTTG GTGCGGGTTTTGTAAACGTTTAAAG CCTGATTTCTCGCAAGCAGCTACCGAGCTAAAGAAAGACTTTGTACTGGCAGCCATAGATCTTAATCGTCCAGAAAACTCTGCTCTTAGACGACAATACAATATTTCTGGTTTTCCAACTTTGCTTTATTTTGA aaacggTGTACCAAAGTATACATTTGAGGGTGAAAACAACAAGAATGGAATTATtgcttttatgaaaaatccaaCTGCAACACCACCGAAACAGCAAGAAGAAGACTGGTCTGCTGTAAGCAGTGAAATTGTCCATCTTACATCCTCTAGTTTTGAACCAGCattaaaagacgaaaaatctGTTTTGGTAATGTTCTACGCTCCCTG GTGCGGTCATTGTAAGAAAATGAAACCGGAATACGAAAAAGCggctgaaaaaatgaaaatagaaAAGATCCCAGGGGTTCTTGCTGCCTTAGATGCTACAAAGGAATCTCAAATTGGTGCCAAATATGGAGTTAAAGGATATCCTACAGTAAAGTATTTCGTGAATGGAGAATTTAAATATGATGTCAATGTCAGGGATGCcgataaaattgttgaattcaTGAAAGACCCCAAGGAAATGCCCTTACCTGAACCTGAAAAAGCTTGGGAAGAAGAACCCTCAGAAGTTGTACACttgaatgatgaaaattttaaaccgtttttgaaaaagaaaactcATGCCTTAGTTATGTTTTATGCCCCATG gTGTGGGCACTGCAAACGAACAAAACCAGAATTTGTAAAAGCCGCTGAAAAATTTGTAGATGAGCCAGGCATAGAATTGGCCGCCGTTGATTGTACAAAATATCAAGCACTTTGTAGTTTTTATAATGTCAAAGGATATCCCACCATCAAGTACTTTAATTACTTAAAGAATGTAAGAGATTATAACGGAGGGAGAACTGAAGCTGATTTTGTCAAGTTTTTGACGAATCCAGATGAGTcacaaaaggaagaaaatacaCCCAAACAAGACACATTTGGAGAATACCCTGGCGTTGAGAAGGTGTTATTGTTATCTGAAAAGAGCTTTGATgatgaattacaaaaatacgATCAGGTATTAGTCATGTTTTATGCCCCTTG GTGCGGTCACTGTTCGAAAATGAAACCAGCTTACGTTGAAGCAGCTGTGATGctggaaaatgaaaaacttttcaatagcAAAATAGCAGCTGTTGATTGTACAGTGCATAAAAAGTTGTCTGAACGTTTTGAAATACGCGGATTcccaacattaaaattattctcaaaAGGTCAATTAAAAGCTGAATATGATGGTAAACGCACAGCCGAAGCTATTGTTGAATACATGAAAGCAACTGATAAACAATCAAAAAGAGACGAATTGtga